In a genomic window of Struthio camelus isolate bStrCam1 chromosome 16, bStrCam1.hap1, whole genome shotgun sequence:
- the MRPS17 gene encoding small ribosomal subunit protein uS17m, which produces MSVPRGAVHAKWIVGKVIGTKMQKTAKVRVTRLVLDPYLLKFFNKRKTYFAHDPLQQCVVGDIVLLKALPERRSKHVKHELAEIVFKVGNVIDPITGKPCAGTRFLENLSDSENLTEADTTYLSEKLQELKVCSTDK; this is translated from the exons ATGTCTGTACCACGTGGAGCTGTCCATGCAAAATGGATAGTAGGGAAAGTAATAGGAACTAAAATGCAGAAAACTGCCAAAGTGAGAGTGACAAGGCTCGTGCTAGATCCTTACTTATTAAAG TTCTTTAACAAGCGAAAAACTTATTTTGCCCATGATCCGTTGCAGCAGTGTGTTGTCGGAGACATTGTTCTTCTAAAAGCTTTGCCTGAGCGGAGGAGCAAGCATGTGAAACACGAACTGGCTGAAATTGTTTTCAAGGTTGGAAATGTCATAGATCCAATAACGGGAAAGCCCTGTGCAGGAACCAGGTTCCTTGAGAATCTGTCAGATTCAGAAAATCTGACAGAGGCAGATACTACCTATTTAAGTGAAAAGCTCCAGGAACTTAAAGTTTGTTCAACAGACAAATAG